From the Leucobacter denitrificans genome, one window contains:
- a CDS encoding ribose-phosphate diphosphokinase, with product MSKIEMTGQKKLVLISGRAYPELAEQVAEELGAELVPTDARTFANGELYARFDESVRGSDAFVIQSHTNPINEWVMEQLIMVDALKRASAKRITVVAPFYPYSRQDKKGRGREPISARLIADLFKTAGADRIMSVDLHAPQIQGFFDGPLDHLFAMPVLIDHFEKHLNRDDLTVVSPDMGRVRVADVWSDRLGAPLAIIHKRRDPSVANQASVHGIVGDVKDRWCLMVDDMIDTGGTITKAAGALKAAGAKGVTIAATHAIFSGKAPEYLSQEFIDQVVVTDTLPVPPEKRFEKLTVLSIAPLIAKAIHEVFEDGSVTSMFEGAA from the coding sequence ATGAGCAAGATCGAAATGACGGGCCAAAAGAAGCTCGTTTTGATTTCTGGGCGGGCCTACCCTGAGCTCGCCGAGCAGGTCGCCGAAGAACTGGGGGCAGAACTCGTTCCCACCGACGCGCGTACCTTTGCCAACGGCGAACTGTACGCACGCTTCGACGAGAGCGTTCGTGGTTCAGACGCATTCGTCATTCAGTCGCACACCAACCCGATCAATGAGTGGGTGATGGAGCAGCTCATCATGGTTGACGCGCTCAAGCGCGCGTCGGCGAAGCGCATTACCGTGGTTGCCCCGTTCTACCCTTACTCACGACAGGACAAGAAGGGCCGCGGTCGCGAGCCAATCTCGGCGCGACTCATCGCAGACCTTTTCAAGACTGCGGGTGCCGACCGCATCATGTCGGTAGATCTTCACGCACCACAGATTCAGGGCTTCTTTGATGGGCCCCTCGATCACCTGTTCGCTATGCCTGTGTTGATCGATCACTTTGAGAAGCACCTCAACCGAGATGACCTCACCGTTGTGTCTCCCGACATGGGGCGTGTCCGTGTCGCCGACGTGTGGAGTGACCGGCTCGGTGCACCACTCGCGATTATTCACAAGCGCCGCGACCCGTCTGTTGCGAACCAGGCATCGGTACACGGCATTGTCGGCGACGTGAAAGACCGCTGGTGCCTCATGGTCGATGACATGATTGACACAGGTGGCACGATTACCAAGGCGGCCGGCGCACTCAAGGCGGCTGGCGCGAAGGGTGTGACCATTGCTGCAACCCACGCCATCTTCTCCGGAAAGGCGCCCGAGTACCTGTCGCAGGAATTCATCGACCAGGTTGTCGTAACCGACACACTGCCGGTGCCGCCCGAGAAGCGTTTTGAAAAGCTGACCGTGCTGTCGATCGCGCCGCTTATTGCGAAGGCGATCCACGAAGTCTTCGAAGACGGCTCCGTTACGAGCATGTTTGAGGGCGCAGCGTAA
- a CDS encoding 50S ribosomal protein L25/general stress protein Ctc, whose amino-acid sequence MSENNKLQAVVRENFGKGAARKLRAVGQTPAVIYGHGTDPKHIAVETHPLSLIIRHANALIELDLDGKKELVLVKDVQKDPVRQIIEHVDLIIIKKGETVEVEVPIVIVGEPFSGTNALQELNTLRLSVPATNIPEHIEVSVEGLEAGTHILAGDLKLASDETLLDTPDHLVVQVVLPRGADEAEEGEEAAEAAEPAAE is encoded by the coding sequence ATGAGCGAGAACAACAAGCTCCAGGCAGTCGTTCGCGAGAACTTTGGTAAGGGTGCAGCCCGCAAGCTTCGCGCTGTCGGCCAGACCCCCGCAGTTATTTACGGTCACGGCACCGATCCCAAGCACATTGCGGTCGAGACTCACCCGCTGAGCCTCATCATTCGTCACGCAAACGCACTTATCGAGCTTGACCTTGACGGCAAGAAGGAGCTCGTGCTGGTGAAGGACGTGCAGAAGGATCCGGTACGCCAGATCATCGAGCACGTTGACCTCATCATCATCAAGAAGGGCGAGACCGTTGAGGTTGAGGTTCCCATCGTGATCGTTGGCGAGCCATTCTCTGGCACGAACGCGCTTCAGGAGCTCAACACCCTGCGTCTCAGTGTTCCTGCGACGAACATTCCTGAGCACATTGAGGTCAGCGTTGAGGGCCTCGAGGCAGGCACCCACATCCTCGCTGGCGACCTCAAGCTTGCAAGCGACGAGACGCTGCTTGACACTCCTGATCACCTCGTCGTGCAGGTCGTACTGCCGCGCGGCGCTGACGAAGCTGAAGAGGGCGAAGAAGCAGCAGAGGCTGCAGAGCCCGCAGCCGAGTAA
- the pth gene encoding aminoacyl-tRNA hydrolase — protein MASDSWLIVGLGNPGPKYETTRHNVGQMALDVLADRMSAKFSLHKTNSRVAEGRIMPGGPKLILAKSNGYMNTSGGPVSALAKYFGVSPDRIIVLHDELDLPFDSLKLKVGGGHGGHNGLRDIAKALATPDFFRVRIGIGRPPGQQDAADYVLRPFASNEREALAVLLEDAADASELLVTDGLLAAQQRFHGASR, from the coding sequence GTGGCGAGTGACAGCTGGTTGATTGTCGGACTCGGAAACCCGGGACCGAAATATGAGACAACCAGGCACAATGTCGGTCAGATGGCGCTCGACGTGCTTGCTGACAGGATGAGTGCCAAGTTCTCTCTGCACAAAACAAACTCTCGTGTGGCAGAAGGGCGTATCATGCCTGGCGGGCCAAAGCTCATTCTTGCGAAGTCAAATGGTTACATGAACACCTCCGGCGGGCCAGTGTCAGCACTCGCGAAATACTTTGGCGTCAGCCCAGATCGCATCATCGTGCTGCATGATGAGCTTGATCTTCCGTTTGACTCTTTGAAGCTAAAGGTTGGGGGAGGCCACGGTGGGCACAACGGTCTGAGAGATATCGCGAAGGCGCTCGCGACGCCAGATTTTTTCAGAGTGCGGATCGGGATTGGCCGCCCACCGGGTCAACAGGATGCGGCAGATTACGTATTGAGGCCATTCGCCTCAAACGAACGCGAAGCCCTTGCCGTTTTGCTTGAAGACGCCGCAGACGCGAGCGAGTTGCTCGTCACCGACGGACTTCTCGCTGCACAGCAACGATTCCACGGAGCATCCCGATGA
- the mfd gene encoding transcription-repair coupling factor — protein sequence MSLSGLEHLLEQAPSFARALDAAAEDAEFSVADGLRAPLIAGLIRKRRAAGDRGATLIIAATSREADAIRQSIASILPDAITTEFPAWETLPHERLSPSAETVGRRAQALRALRDYGADEAVAKEHPFVMVASVRAALQPVSPHAAHATPVILQTGKNVVLDSGELGLEALSRTLVEFAYTRVDMVTRRGEFAVRGGILDVFPPTAEQAVRVDFFGDEVDLIKRFAVSDQRSAGDPLDSLELWPARELLLTAEVREKAAELLPRFPALSSMLERMSAGIAVEGMESLLPQLVPGLSPLTELLTDGGAVLVVSPERVAGRAVSLAETNREFREAAWYAATAGADSPVPTDNSGMLTMNELRRAAVGRPWWSVTGFVRDAEDDEAAGIDDLGDSTITVLGGAARRAQSGAEPTTQAIQHLSQRLSEGWHAIVAAQGVGLVERARDLLAEAGAAARMVDELPTELETGVIYLVTGTAWQGFESEEAKLLLETEVEFFGRAVTSQVASGQKLARRRGKNVVDPLKLVAGDYVVHETHGIGRFVELTQRMVPTGAGLRAEKALREYLVLEYASTKRGMPRDKLYVPTDQLDQLSRYVGGEAPALSKMGGSDWEGAKKKARKAVRDIAVELVKLYSERMASPGHAFTEDTPWQRELEEAFPYAETLDQLTTIDEVKRDMERPVPMDRLLAGDVGFGKTEVAIRAAFKAVQDGKQVAMLVPTTLLVNQHIETFQNRFAGFPVQLRPLSRFQTEKESKETIEGLAAGTVDVVIGTHRLLSESVIYKDLGLLIIDEEQRFGVEHKDALKKLKAGVDILAMSATPIPRTLEMAVTGIREMSTLATPPEDRHPILTFVGPRSDKQMTAAIRRELLREGQVFFVHNRVSSIQRIASHISELVPEARVAVAHGRLSESQLEKVVQDFWERKYDVLVSTTIIETGLDIANANTIIIDQADKYGLSQLHQLRGRVGRSRERAYAYFLYDPEKPLTEHANERLETLAANNELGAGMQVALKDLELRGAGNLLGGEQSGHIAGVGFDLYLRMIGEAVNTFKGVESAVNTELILELPVDARIPEEYVESERLRLEAYQKFSAASHPQAPEENVSLVLEELTDRYGKPPEEVERLAAVSSLRRRAAKLGLSKLIAAGPMLRIEPVQLLDSRRMRMNRMYPGAKYQESTKVLQVPLPGGTVTARSPLAGVGQRSTAEDGDVVAWATKVVANLLEPEAPPAAAGEVPQNG from the coding sequence ATGAGCCTCAGCGGGCTGGAGCACCTGCTCGAGCAGGCTCCGTCGTTTGCGCGCGCACTTGACGCAGCTGCTGAGGATGCGGAATTCTCCGTTGCGGATGGCCTGCGTGCCCCGCTCATCGCTGGCCTCATACGCAAGCGCCGAGCAGCGGGTGATCGAGGCGCAACACTCATCATCGCGGCGACGAGTCGCGAAGCTGATGCGATCCGCCAATCAATCGCATCGATTTTGCCCGACGCAATCACGACAGAATTCCCGGCATGGGAAACGCTGCCGCACGAACGCCTGAGCCCGAGCGCCGAAACAGTGGGTCGTCGCGCGCAGGCGCTGCGAGCGCTTCGCGACTACGGAGCAGACGAAGCTGTAGCCAAGGAGCACCCGTTTGTGATGGTCGCGTCGGTGCGAGCGGCATTGCAGCCGGTGTCACCGCACGCGGCGCATGCCACTCCCGTGATCTTGCAAACTGGCAAGAATGTCGTGCTCGACTCGGGTGAGCTCGGGCTCGAAGCGCTGTCGCGCACACTCGTCGAATTCGCGTACACCCGAGTTGACATGGTGACTCGACGCGGCGAGTTCGCCGTTCGCGGCGGCATTCTTGACGTGTTTCCTCCGACCGCAGAGCAGGCCGTGCGCGTTGATTTCTTTGGCGATGAGGTAGATCTCATCAAGCGGTTCGCGGTATCAGACCAGCGAAGCGCGGGAGATCCACTCGACTCACTCGAGCTGTGGCCCGCGCGAGAGCTTCTGCTCACAGCAGAGGTGCGGGAGAAGGCTGCGGAGCTGCTGCCGAGGTTCCCCGCGTTGTCGAGCATGCTTGAACGCATGAGTGCCGGCATTGCAGTCGAGGGGATGGAGAGTCTGCTTCCGCAGCTCGTGCCGGGCCTTTCTCCGCTGACGGAACTGTTGACCGACGGGGGAGCAGTGCTCGTCGTCTCGCCCGAGCGTGTGGCGGGGCGAGCTGTGAGCCTCGCCGAAACCAACCGTGAGTTCCGCGAAGCTGCCTGGTACGCGGCGACCGCGGGCGCAGATTCGCCAGTTCCCACAGATAACAGCGGAATGCTCACGATGAATGAGCTGCGTCGCGCGGCGGTGGGTAGGCCCTGGTGGAGCGTCACCGGGTTCGTGCGTGACGCGGAGGACGACGAGGCAGCGGGCATCGATGACCTCGGCGATTCGACGATCACAGTTCTCGGTGGTGCTGCTCGGCGCGCCCAGAGTGGTGCAGAGCCGACGACCCAGGCGATCCAGCATCTGAGTCAGCGGCTGAGCGAGGGCTGGCACGCAATCGTCGCGGCGCAGGGAGTCGGGCTTGTTGAACGCGCCCGTGATCTGCTGGCCGAAGCGGGTGCCGCAGCTCGCATGGTCGACGAACTGCCGACTGAACTTGAGACCGGGGTGATTTACCTCGTCACCGGAACCGCGTGGCAGGGCTTCGAAAGCGAAGAGGCAAAGCTGCTGCTTGAGACCGAGGTCGAGTTCTTCGGGCGTGCGGTCACTTCCCAGGTCGCGAGCGGGCAGAAGCTCGCAAGGCGGCGTGGCAAGAATGTTGTGGATCCGCTGAAGCTCGTCGCTGGTGACTACGTGGTGCACGAGACGCACGGAATCGGAAGGTTTGTCGAGCTCACTCAGCGCATGGTGCCGACCGGCGCTGGACTGCGTGCAGAGAAGGCGCTGCGCGAGTACCTGGTGCTCGAATACGCGTCAACGAAGCGCGGCATGCCGCGCGACAAGCTCTATGTACCGACTGATCAGCTTGATCAGCTCTCACGATATGTGGGCGGTGAGGCGCCCGCGCTATCGAAGATGGGTGGTAGCGACTGGGAAGGTGCGAAGAAGAAAGCGCGCAAGGCCGTGCGCGATATCGCGGTCGAACTGGTGAAGCTCTATTCCGAGCGCATGGCTTCTCCTGGGCACGCGTTCACCGAGGATACGCCGTGGCAGCGAGAGCTCGAAGAGGCTTTCCCATACGCGGAGACGCTCGATCAGCTCACCACGATCGACGAGGTGAAGCGCGACATGGAGCGACCCGTACCGATGGATCGGCTGCTCGCGGGCGACGTCGGCTTCGGTAAGACGGAGGTTGCGATCCGTGCAGCGTTTAAGGCGGTGCAAGACGGAAAACAGGTCGCGATGCTCGTACCGACTACCTTGCTCGTGAACCAGCACATTGAGACATTCCAGAACAGGTTTGCTGGGTTCCCGGTGCAGTTGCGCCCGCTGAGCCGGTTCCAAACTGAGAAGGAGTCGAAAGAGACGATCGAGGGGCTCGCCGCGGGTACGGTCGATGTCGTCATCGGCACCCATCGACTGCTCTCCGAAAGCGTGATCTACAAGGATCTCGGATTGCTGATCATTGACGAGGAGCAGCGGTTCGGCGTCGAGCACAAAGACGCACTCAAGAAACTCAAGGCAGGCGTCGACATCCTTGCGATGAGCGCGACGCCGATCCCACGAACACTCGAAATGGCGGTCACCGGCATTCGTGAGATGTCGACGCTCGCGACACCGCCCGAAGATCGGCACCCAATTCTCACGTTTGTCGGCCCACGCAGCGATAAGCAGATGACCGCCGCGATCCGCCGCGAATTACTGCGCGAGGGGCAGGTGTTCTTCGTACACAATCGCGTGAGTTCGATTCAGCGGATCGCGTCGCACATTTCTGAACTCGTTCCCGAGGCGCGCGTCGCGGTTGCACACGGCCGGCTGTCTGAATCGCAGCTTGAAAAGGTGGTGCAGGACTTCTGGGAGCGGAAGTACGACGTGCTCGTCTCGACAACGATCATTGAGACGGGTCTCGATATTGCGAACGCGAACACCATCATTATTGACCAGGCCGATAAGTACGGTCTGAGTCAGTTGCACCAGCTTCGCGGCCGCGTCGGGCGCAGTCGCGAGCGCGCGTATGCGTACTTCTTGTATGACCCCGAAAAGCCGCTCACTGAACACGCGAACGAGCGCCTCGAAACGCTCGCCGCAAATAACGAGCTCGGTGCAGGTATGCAGGTCGCGCTCAAGGATCTCGAGTTGCGTGGAGCCGGCAATTTGCTTGGTGGCGAGCAGTCGGGGCATATTGCTGGTGTCGGCTTTGACCTGTACCTGCGCATGATCGGTGAGGCAGTGAACACGTTTAAGGGTGTCGAGTCGGCAGTTAATACAGAACTGATTCTTGAGCTGCCGGTCGACGCGCGTATTCCTGAGGAATACGTCGAAAGCGAGCGGCTGCGCCTTGAGGCGTATCAGAAGTTCTCGGCCGCCTCGCATCCGCAGGCACCGGAGGAGAACGTATCGCTCGTGCTCGAGGAGCTCACCGATCGCTACGGCAAGCCGCCGGAGGAAGTTGAGCGACTCGCGGCGGTCTCGTCGCTCAGGCGCAGAGCCGCGAAGCTCGGCCTCTCGAAGCTCATTGCTGCAGGGCCAATGTTGCGGATCGAGCCGGTGCAACTGCTCGATTCACGGCGCATGCGCATGAACCGCATGTACCCGGGCGCGAAGTACCAGGAATCGACGAAGGTGCTGCAGGTGCCGCTACCCGGCGGCACAGTGACCGCCCGGAGTCCGCTCGCGGGTGTCGGCCAGCGATCCACTGCGGAAGACGGAGACGTTGTCGCGTGGGCCACGAAGGTTGTCGCGAACCTGCTCGAACCCGAGGCTCCGCCCGCGGCGGCTGGAGAAGTGCCGCAAAACGGATAA
- a CDS encoding MazG nucleotide pyrophosphohydrolase domain-containing protein has protein sequence MDAGADRPSQTLLSDPLRAAFDTVRRMVNEGGCAWHAVQTHESLTKYLVEETSELIDAIERELPADEVRGELGDVLYQVLFHAAIAERDGEGYDLDSVAAHLNEKLIARHPHVFGDRGYMTVEELHAEWERLKEDAAGEQRGSRGPLDGIPDGMPALARAAKVVERLKRAKLVHPTAGERTPEDPLAAAIGPRETAMAEVGIGDAMIALVLRANAAGVDPERALRLATNRLSERVIANENGV, from the coding sequence ATGGATGCCGGTGCTGACAGACCTAGCCAGACTTTGCTCAGCGACCCCCTGCGGGCCGCCTTCGACACCGTGCGACGCATGGTGAACGAGGGAGGATGCGCCTGGCACGCGGTGCAGACGCACGAAAGCCTCACCAAATATCTCGTCGAGGAAACATCCGAACTCATTGATGCGATCGAGCGCGAACTACCCGCCGACGAGGTACGCGGTGAACTCGGAGATGTGCTCTACCAGGTGCTCTTTCACGCCGCTATCGCCGAGCGCGATGGGGAGGGTTACGACCTCGATTCCGTGGCCGCTCATCTTAATGAGAAGCTCATCGCGAGGCATCCGCACGTCTTTGGTGACCGCGGGTACATGACCGTCGAAGAGTTGCACGCAGAGTGGGAGCGACTCAAAGAAGACGCCGCGGGGGAGCAGCGTGGATCTCGGGGTCCTCTCGACGGCATTCCCGACGGCATGCCCGCGCTTGCTCGCGCGGCAAAGGTCGTGGAGCGTCTCAAGCGGGCGAAGCTCGTGCATCCGACTGCGGGTGAGCGCACGCCAGAAGATCCACTCGCTGCGGCGATCGGCCCTCGCGAGACTGCGATGGCCGAGGTTGGTATCGGTGATGCGATGATCGCGCTCGTGCTGCGTGCGAACGCAGCGGGTGTGGATCCGGAGCGGGCCCTGCGCCTCGCTACGAATCGGCTCAGCGAGCGCGTGATCGCCAATGAGAACGGCGTCTGA
- a CDS encoding LuxR C-terminal-related transcriptional regulator, with the protein MFKILGIVIFIEYPRKLVLTVLLRPTPALQRLLEDAVDEFARATKFALAFGGYESEGITTVTALSGNHGSSLHELRVANTRGLGGRAMIEHRPRFTPDYISSQKISHDYDTEIGAEGIVMLVAVPVLVEGQTRAVLYGGTRGESPPDGTFMRAAAGVAQELASEIQLLDERGLASRAPAPQPLASLPGSVLEELRSSHAELRRIAADTTDRETRDRLVALEQRLANIGHVAPPNTVIKLTPREADVLSQAALGATNAEIGLSLGITESTVKSYLKTAMAKLEASTRHAAVAAARGFGLIP; encoded by the coding sequence GTGTTCAAGATCCTAGGAATCGTGATATTTATTGAGTACCCCCGAAAGTTGGTACTCACTGTGTTGCTGCGCCCCACGCCCGCTCTTCAACGGCTTCTCGAAGATGCCGTCGATGAGTTTGCGCGCGCCACCAAGTTTGCGCTCGCATTTGGAGGGTATGAATCTGAGGGCATCACGACCGTTACCGCGTTGAGTGGCAACCATGGTTCAAGTCTGCACGAGCTTCGAGTGGCGAACACTCGCGGCCTCGGTGGCCGAGCAATGATTGAGCACCGCCCTAGGTTCACGCCCGACTACATTTCTTCGCAGAAAATCAGCCACGACTACGACACAGAAATCGGAGCTGAGGGCATCGTCATGCTCGTTGCCGTACCCGTGCTCGTGGAGGGTCAGACGCGAGCAGTACTGTACGGGGGAACTCGCGGGGAATCACCCCCGGACGGGACCTTCATGCGTGCGGCGGCCGGAGTCGCGCAAGAACTCGCATCCGAGATTCAACTGCTCGACGAGCGTGGCCTCGCCTCCCGGGCACCCGCGCCACAGCCGCTCGCGAGTCTTCCGGGGTCAGTGCTCGAAGAACTTCGCAGCAGTCACGCCGAACTTCGGCGAATTGCCGCCGACACCACCGATAGAGAGACGCGCGATCGCCTTGTCGCGCTCGAACAGCGACTGGCGAATATCGGTCATGTCGCACCGCCGAACACCGTTATCAAGCTCACTCCTCGCGAGGCCGACGTGCTCTCGCAGGCCGCGCTGGGTGCCACGAACGCTGAAATCGGGCTCTCGCTCGGAATCACCGAGAGCACAGTGAAGAGCTATCTTAAGACGGCAATGGCGAAGCTCGAGGCATCGACCCGTCACGCGGCAGTTGCCGCGGCACGAGGATTCGGGCTGATCCCTTAA
- a CDS encoding DUF485 domain-containing protein, producing the protein MFPLTAAFMLWFLGFVLLGAYAHEFMATPLMGLNVGMWLGLLQFVSTFAITMWYVSFANKRLDPLTAELRAELEAREPAQGGEQ; encoded by the coding sequence GTGTTTCCGCTAACCGCAGCATTCATGCTGTGGTTTCTCGGATTCGTGTTGCTCGGTGCCTACGCGCACGAGTTCATGGCGACACCGTTGATGGGGCTCAATGTCGGAATGTGGCTCGGTCTGCTGCAGTTCGTTTCGACGTTCGCAATCACCATGTGGTACGTGAGCTTTGCAAACAAGCGGCTCGATCCGCTCACTGCAGAACTGCGAGCAGAGCTTGAAGCGCGCGAGCCCGCTCAAGGAGGTGAACAGTGA
- a CDS encoding solute symporter family protein: MNFNAQLLVAIDSSQNSQNPVLNISIFLAFVAVTMIIVIRASRNNSSAADFYAGGRSFSGRQNGIAIAGDYLSAASFLGICGAIAINGYDGFLYSIGFLVAWLVALLLVAELMRNTAKFTMADVLSFRLKQRPVRMAAALTTLMVTFFYLLAQMAGAGGLVSLLLGLDDKLGQSLVIAVVGVVMILYVLIGGMKGTTWVQIIKAVLLIAGAAIMTFWVLALKGFNFGAVLEAAINHPENAHGADILAPGIKYGALPIDFVSLALALVLGTAGLPHVLMRFYTVPTAKEARRSVVWAIWLIGIFYLFTLVLGFGAGALVGPETIAAAPGGVNSAAPLLAAFLGGPLLLGCISAVAFATILAVVAGLTITASASFAHDIYSSVVKKGNVTAKQEVKVARITTVVIGALAIVGGIGVQGQNVAFLVALAFAVAASANLPTILYSLFWKRFTTRGVVWSMIGGLIAAVGLIAFSPVVSGNETAMLGAGIDFAIFPLKNPGILSIPIGFFFGWLGSVTDKTAESKKLAAEMEVRALTGYGAEPPAQH; this comes from the coding sequence GTGAACTTCAATGCTCAACTACTGGTAGCAATTGACTCGTCGCAGAACAGTCAGAACCCGGTACTCAATATCTCGATCTTCCTTGCGTTCGTCGCGGTCACGATGATCATCGTGATACGCGCGAGTCGAAACAACAGCAGCGCGGCCGATTTCTACGCCGGAGGCCGATCATTCTCGGGTCGCCAGAATGGCATCGCAATTGCTGGGGATTACCTGTCGGCAGCATCGTTTCTCGGTATCTGTGGGGCGATCGCGATCAATGGGTACGATGGCTTTCTCTATTCGATCGGCTTCCTCGTGGCTTGGCTCGTGGCGCTCTTGCTTGTCGCGGAGCTCATGCGTAACACCGCGAAGTTCACGATGGCTGATGTGCTGTCGTTCCGTCTCAAGCAGCGCCCGGTGCGTATGGCGGCGGCGCTCACCACGCTGATGGTGACGTTTTTCTACCTGCTCGCGCAAATGGCTGGCGCGGGCGGATTAGTGTCGCTATTGCTCGGCCTCGATGACAAACTCGGACAATCGCTGGTCATTGCAGTGGTCGGCGTCGTCATGATTCTGTATGTGCTGATAGGCGGAATGAAAGGCACCACCTGGGTACAGATCATCAAAGCCGTGTTGCTCATTGCAGGAGCGGCGATAATGACGTTCTGGGTGCTTGCGCTCAAGGGCTTCAACTTTGGGGCGGTGCTCGAAGCTGCTATTAACCATCCAGAGAATGCTCACGGGGCAGATATCCTCGCTCCCGGTATTAAGTACGGCGCATTGCCGATCGATTTTGTTTCGCTGGCGCTCGCGCTGGTGCTCGGAACCGCTGGGCTGCCTCACGTGCTCATGCGTTTCTACACCGTGCCAACGGCAAAGGAAGCGCGTCGCTCGGTGGTCTGGGCAATTTGGCTCATCGGTATCTTCTACTTGTTCACTCTCGTGCTTGGGTTTGGTGCAGGCGCGCTCGTTGGGCCCGAGACCATTGCGGCTGCACCTGGAGGTGTGAATTCCGCGGCTCCGCTGCTTGCGGCGTTCCTGGGCGGCCCGCTGCTGCTGGGGTGTATTTCGGCGGTTGCGTTTGCCACGATCCTCGCGGTCGTTGCGGGGCTCACGATTACTGCATCTGCCTCCTTTGCGCACGACATATATTCAAGCGTCGTGAAGAAGGGCAATGTAACTGCGAAGCAAGAGGTCAAGGTTGCGCGAATCACAACCGTAGTCATTGGTGCCCTCGCAATTGTCGGTGGCATCGGTGTGCAGGGGCAGAACGTAGCGTTTCTGGTCGCACTCGCATTCGCGGTGGCTGCCTCGGCAAATCTTCCGACGATCCTTTACTCACTGTTCTGGAAGCGCTTCACCACGCGAGGCGTAGTGTGGTCAATGATTGGTGGTCTCATCGCCGCAGTCGGACTCATCGCCTTCTCGCCGGTGGTCTCTGGCAATGAGACGGCGATGCTCGGAGCTGGTATTGATTTTGCAATCTTCCCGCTGAAGAATCCCGGGATTCTCTCGATTCCTATCGGGTTCTTTTTTGGATGGCTCGGCTCCGTAACCGACAAGACGGCCGAGTCGAAGAAGCTGGCAGCTGAGATGGAGGTGCGGGCTCTCACCGGTTACGGTGCAGAACCGCCCGCGCAGCACTGA
- the hisS gene encoding histidine--tRNA ligase: MASPVNPPRGMRDFLPADKARREHALGIIRGVYRSHGFDEIETPVVEEHGRLHSGLGGDNEKLSFSILKRGIKPEVLDAAAAAGDPEQLADLGLRFDLTVPLARYYATHRAELPPVFRAIQIAPVWRAERPQKGRYRQFVQADIDIIGEAGVLAEVELITATSQALAELGLSGCVIRVNDRRILFGLLSEIGLDAEHHNRALITIDKLDKIGVDGVTAELAETDPAAAEKLRGVLEGVGPALAAGIPVSRESIEAVLPALAENDGIENLATLGSALQGGLPEGVEIHFDPTLVRGMGYYTGTIFEIAHPGSGSSVGGGGRYDGMIGRFLGRNVPAVGFSIGFERVVDLIAIDDNAGPEAVVLVTDADTPLDELMAIKRDLVAQGKRVRIEKRQKNMKTLLARVAAEGFTAFANVSTGTDSGSLNWRELAD, encoded by the coding sequence ATGGCATCTCCAGTGAATCCGCCTCGTGGCATGCGTGACTTCCTCCCTGCAGACAAGGCTCGACGCGAGCACGCCCTAGGAATCATTCGTGGCGTGTATCGCTCGCATGGGTTCGATGAGATTGAGACTCCGGTTGTCGAAGAGCACGGACGTCTGCACTCAGGACTCGGAGGCGACAACGAGAAACTGAGCTTCTCAATATTGAAGCGTGGGATTAAGCCCGAGGTACTCGACGCCGCGGCAGCTGCGGGTGACCCCGAGCAACTCGCCGATCTTGGCCTTCGGTTCGACCTTACGGTGCCACTCGCGCGCTACTATGCCACGCACCGGGCAGAACTTCCTCCGGTATTTCGCGCCATTCAGATTGCGCCTGTGTGGCGTGCTGAGCGCCCACAGAAAGGCCGATACCGCCAATTCGTGCAGGCCGACATCGACATCATTGGCGAGGCAGGGGTGCTCGCCGAAGTTGAGTTGATTACGGCAACATCGCAAGCTCTCGCAGAACTAGGTTTGTCTGGTTGTGTGATCCGTGTGAACGATCGCCGAATTCTCTTCGGCCTGTTGAGCGAGATTGGTCTCGACGCAGAGCACCACAACCGAGCACTCATCACGATCGATAAGCTCGACAAGATCGGTGTCGACGGAGTCACCGCAGAACTCGCAGAAACTGATCCGGCGGCTGCGGAGAAACTTCGAGGTGTGCTCGAAGGAGTTGGGCCCGCGCTCGCCGCAGGTATCCCCGTTTCGCGCGAATCGATCGAAGCCGTGCTTCCCGCGCTCGCGGAGAACGACGGCATTGAGAACCTCGCGACACTTGGCTCTGCATTGCAGGGCGGTCTGCCAGAGGGTGTCGAGATCCACTTCGACCCAACGCTCGTGCGCGGCATGGGCTATTACACTGGCACAATTTTCGAGATCGCGCACCCGGGCTCGGGCAGTTCAGTGGGTGGCGGCGGCCGCTATGACGGCATGATCGGGCGATTCCTCGGGCGAAATGTGCCGGCGGTTGGGTTCTCGATTGGGTTCGAGCGCGTGGTGGATCTCATTGCGATCGACGATAATGCTGGCCCTGAAGCGGTTGTGCTCGTGACTGATGCAGACACCCCACTAGATGAACTCATGGCAATCAAACGCGACCTCGTGGCGCAGGGCAAACGGGTACGCATTGAAAAGCGTCAAAAGAACATGAAGACACTCCTCGCGCGCGTCGCCGCCGAGGGATTCACGGCGTTCGCGAACGTGAGCACCGGCACCGACTCGGGCTCGCTCAATTGGCGCGAGCTCGCAGACTAG